The proteins below are encoded in one region of Bacteroidales bacterium:
- a CDS encoding LytTR family transcriptional regulator → MNRKFIVIKTEKKLKKFFIDEILYCKADGAYSIIKTTDNKEFIVSKLLKVIENLLTEYEFIRINRSYLVNLEHCMEIIIGREPKLVLSNNEKLKLNNKNLKNIENKFCLYS, encoded by the coding sequence ATGAACAGAAAATTTATTGTAATTAAAACGGAGAAAAAATTAAAAAAATTTTTTATTGATGAAATTTTGTATTGCAAAGCTGATGGGGCATATTCAATAATTAAAACAACTGATAATAAAGAATTTATTGTTTCGAAATTATTAAAAGTAATTGAGAACCTGTTGACAGAATATGAATTTATTCGTATTAATCGTAGTTATTTGGTTAATCTCGAACATTGTATGGAAATAATAATTGGTAGAGAACCAAAATTGGTATTATCAAACAATGAAAAACTAAAACTAAACAATAAAAATCTGAAAAATATAGAAAATAAATTTTGTCTTTATTCATAA